A genomic region of Synechococcus sp. NOUM97013 contains the following coding sequences:
- a CDS encoding ligase-associated DNA damage response exonuclease, protein MQLLERTDSGLYCRAADAWIDPSRPVPRALITHAHADHARPGCGEYWAVDVSEGVLRQRLGREITLHPMAYGQEFWLNQACLSFHSAGHVLGSAQVRLKVDDAVWVVTGDYKRCADPSCAPFESVPCDVMITEATFALPIYAWDSGAQIAEQIRDWWHGDRERPSLLFCYSFGKAQRLLAELKAIGVEEEVLLHGAVETVTRQYRDAGVPMTPSRPVSELPRKDPLAGRLILAPPSAHRSAWMRRFRAPQTAFASGWMAVRGARRRRGYERGFVLSDHADWQGLIRTVLESGAHTVYVTHGQSDVLARFLRERHGIDAKPLEQLA, encoded by the coding sequence ATGCAACTCCTCGAGCGAACTGACAGCGGTCTGTATTGCCGGGCCGCGGATGCCTGGATTGATCCCAGTCGTCCTGTGCCGAGGGCGCTGATCACACACGCTCATGCCGACCATGCGAGGCCCGGATGCGGTGAATATTGGGCGGTGGATGTGAGTGAGGGGGTGCTGCGCCAGCGACTCGGTCGGGAGATCACCCTGCATCCAATGGCCTATGGGCAAGAGTTCTGGCTCAACCAGGCTTGCCTGTCCTTTCACAGCGCTGGCCACGTGCTCGGCTCAGCGCAGGTGCGCCTGAAGGTGGATGACGCGGTATGGGTCGTGACCGGGGACTACAAACGCTGTGCTGATCCCAGTTGCGCTCCCTTTGAATCCGTGCCCTGTGACGTGATGATCACGGAAGCCACCTTTGCGCTGCCGATTTACGCCTGGGACAGCGGCGCTCAGATCGCCGAACAGATCCGTGATTGGTGGCACGGCGACCGCGAACGACCGTCTCTGTTGTTTTGCTATTCCTTCGGCAAGGCCCAACGCCTCTTGGCAGAACTCAAGGCGATTGGCGTCGAGGAGGAGGTGCTGCTGCACGGCGCCGTGGAAACCGTGACCCGGCAGTACCGCGATGCCGGTGTGCCGATGACCCCAAGTCGTCCTGTGAGTGAGTTGCCAAGAAAGGATCCGCTGGCGGGCCGGTTGATCCTGGCGCCGCCATCGGCCCATCGCTCAGCCTGGATGCGCCGTTTCCGTGCTCCGCAGACCGCCTTCGCTTCAGGCTGGATGGCAGTCCGAGGAGCTCGCCGACGCCGCGGGTATGAACGGGGGTTCGTGCTCAGCGACCATGCCGACTGGCAGGGCTTGATTCGCACAGTTCTCGAGTCGGGTGCGCATACCGTGTACGTGACGCACGGGCAAAGCGATGTGCTGGCACGCTTTCTGCGGGAACGTCATGGCATCGATGCCAAACCCCTGGAGCAGCTTGCCTGA
- a CDS encoding glycoside hydrolase family 104 protein, whose translation MTSLALNVCRFAGAVASVVPLAASITAPVHAVLPSIESRSKLVQLEEEVQVSALPYIITPERRAMLNTIRFAEGTWKNGLDVGYRVMFGGGLMASMDRHPDRVIYSSRYASAAAGAYQFMPFTWDLVKRSIGVRGFGPEVQDQGALFLIQRRKALSMTDTGVMSPQLAAMLAPEWASFPTLRGRSYYGQPVKQFDNLRGFYNLNLVQLRQIRDQRRADLAAARNGDAPTDGAPKAPVCTGPTILCGMP comes from the coding sequence ATGACTTCACTTGCTCTAAACGTCTGTCGTTTTGCAGGCGCTGTTGCAAGCGTTGTTCCACTCGCCGCATCCATCACCGCTCCGGTGCATGCGGTTCTCCCCTCGATCGAGTCGCGTTCCAAGCTGGTTCAGCTGGAAGAGGAAGTCCAGGTCTCTGCGCTTCCTTACATCATCACCCCAGAGCGTCGCGCGATGCTCAACACCATTCGTTTTGCCGAAGGCACCTGGAAAAACGGTCTTGACGTGGGCTATCGGGTGATGTTCGGCGGTGGCCTGATGGCCAGCATGGATCGCCATCCCGATCGGGTGATTTATTCCTCCCGTTATGCGAGTGCTGCTGCGGGGGCTTATCAGTTCATGCCTTTCACCTGGGATCTGGTGAAGCGCAGCATCGGCGTTCGCGGCTTCGGCCCCGAAGTGCAGGATCAGGGAGCGTTGTTTTTAATCCAGCGCCGCAAGGCCCTCAGCATGACTGACACGGGTGTGATGTCCCCGCAGCTCGCGGCCATGCTTGCCCCGGAATGGGCATCGTTCCCAACCTTGAGGGGTCGCAGCTACTACGGGCAGCCTGTGAAGCAGTTCGACAATCTGCGTGGTTTCTACAACCTCAACTTGGTGCAGCTGCGGCAAATTCGAGATCAGCGTCGTGCGGACCTTGCCGCAGCGCGCAATGGTGATGCGCCCACCGATGGTGCTCCGAAAGCTCCCGTTTGCACCGGACCGACCATTCTCTGCGGCATGCCCTGA
- a CDS encoding DNA ligase, with protein MAMRSAGIVGLSALLISSPGAGLAQQVEISIEQIETVVFPAEGGAAAQAICAGLASGVLNPDLVGIDLARLQGALRDSGDAELAANYVKAFNNVAVGTPGCNIEVTAPGDGNLRRY; from the coding sequence ATGGCAATGCGCAGTGCCGGCATCGTTGGACTCTCGGCTTTGCTGATCTCCTCACCGGGAGCAGGCTTGGCCCAGCAGGTTGAGATCAGCATCGAGCAGATCGAGACGGTGGTGTTTCCAGCGGAAGGTGGCGCTGCAGCACAGGCGATCTGTGCTGGCTTGGCAAGCGGTGTGCTGAACCCTGACCTGGTGGGCATCGACCTGGCCAGGCTCCAGGGGGCATTGCGTGACTCCGGTGATGCCGAACTGGCCGCCAACTATGTGAAAGCCTTCAACAACGTTGCCGTTGGCACCCCTGGCTGCAACATCGAAGTGACAGCACCAGGTGACGGCAATCTCCGCCGCTACTGA
- the nadA gene encoding quinolinate synthase NadA, with product MSSDTAIVAAINQLRKDRKAVILAHYYQEPEIQDIADFIGDSLELSRKAANTDAEVIVFCGVHFMAETAKILSPEKTVVLPDLEAGCSLADDCPADEFARFREQHPDHFVVSYINCTAAVKAQSDLICTSSNAVDLVQQLPADRPVLFAPDRNLGRWVQRQSGRDLTLWPGRCFVHEAFSEEALLRLKLEHPDAEVIAHPECEENLLDLADFIGSTSKLLNHAETSDATTFIVLTEPGILHQMQQRVPEKTLIDVPGLDGCSCNACPYMRLNTLEKLRDCLESLSPEITMDEKLRSQAEAPIRRMLAMSR from the coding sequence ATGAGCTCTGACACCGCGATTGTGGCGGCGATCAACCAGCTCCGTAAGGACCGGAAGGCTGTGATCCTGGCGCACTACTACCAGGAACCGGAAATTCAAGACATCGCTGATTTCATCGGTGATTCCCTAGAGCTCTCGCGCAAAGCCGCGAACACCGACGCCGAAGTGATCGTGTTCTGCGGCGTTCACTTCATGGCCGAAACCGCCAAGATCCTCAGCCCCGAAAAAACTGTGGTGCTACCGGATCTGGAAGCGGGCTGCTCACTGGCGGATGACTGCCCTGCGGATGAATTTGCACGCTTTCGGGAACAGCATCCCGATCATTTCGTCGTGAGCTATATCAACTGCACCGCAGCGGTGAAGGCGCAAAGCGATCTGATCTGCACAAGCAGCAATGCTGTGGATCTGGTGCAGCAGCTCCCGGCTGATCGCCCCGTTCTGTTTGCACCAGACAGAAACCTGGGACGGTGGGTGCAACGCCAGAGCGGTCGGGACCTCACACTGTGGCCCGGTCGCTGCTTCGTGCACGAAGCGTTCAGTGAAGAGGCACTGCTCCGACTCAAACTCGAGCATCCCGATGCCGAAGTGATCGCCCATCCGGAATGCGAGGAAAACCTTCTCGACCTAGCGGATTTCATCGGCTCCACAAGCAAACTGCTCAACCACGCAGAAACCAGTGACGCCACCACGTTCATCGTGCTGACCGAACCTGGAATCCTGCACCAGATGCAGCAACGCGTTCCCGAGAAAACGCTGATCGACGTGCCAGGCCTGGATGGCTGCAGCTGCAATGCATGCCCCTACATGCGCCTCAACACCCTGGAGAAACTTCGTGACTGTCTGGAAAGTCTGTCGCCTGAAATCACCATGGACGAAAAGCTGCGCAGCCAGGCAGAAGCTCCGATACGGCGCATGCTCGCGATGAGTCGCTGA
- a CDS encoding TIGR04168 family protein, with protein MHRLQPDALLFVGDLSDGDLRLVKRIMQLECPVAVLLGNHDRGRDRSGGLLQQQLTMLGDRHCPWSLRQWEQPQVAVVGARPCSAGGGFHLSQAVQAVFGPVTEQESADRIVSAAAQAPSNWPLVVLAHSGPTGLGSDADSPCGRDWKQPHIDWGDRDLAFALDRMQKQRRADLVVFGHMHHQLKGRRGERITFHRDRRGTCYVNAACVPRSGCDEDGKPLHHLTWVEFDAIDPVLISHRWYRPDGDLVYEQSLYRARHSSASPC; from the coding sequence GTGCATCGGTTGCAGCCCGACGCCCTGTTGTTCGTTGGTGATCTGAGCGATGGCGATCTTCGCCTGGTGAAACGAATCATGCAGCTGGAGTGTCCCGTTGCCGTGCTTCTGGGAAACCATGACCGCGGTCGAGACCGAAGCGGCGGTTTGCTTCAGCAGCAGCTCACGATGCTGGGCGACCGGCACTGCCCCTGGAGTTTGCGCCAGTGGGAGCAGCCGCAGGTGGCCGTTGTTGGTGCACGCCCCTGCAGCGCTGGCGGTGGGTTTCATCTCTCTCAAGCGGTTCAGGCCGTGTTCGGTCCGGTCACCGAACAGGAATCTGCCGATCGCATCGTTTCTGCCGCAGCGCAGGCGCCATCCAATTGGCCGCTCGTTGTGTTGGCCCATAGCGGACCCACAGGGCTGGGATCGGATGCGGACAGTCCCTGCGGTCGGGATTGGAAGCAACCGCATATCGACTGGGGGGATCGTGATCTGGCCTTTGCGCTTGATCGCATGCAGAAGCAGCGACGGGCTGACTTGGTGGTGTTCGGTCACATGCACCATCAGTTGAAAGGGCGTCGCGGCGAACGGATCACGTTTCATCGCGATCGCAGGGGCACGTGTTATGTCAACGCCGCCTGTGTTCCCCGCTCTGGATGTGATGAAGATGGGAAACCTCTGCATCACCTCACCTGGGTGGAGTTCGATGCCATCGACCCTGTTCTGATCAGTCACCGTTGGTATCGGCCTGATGGGGATCTGGTGTACGAGCAGAGCCTGTATCGAGCCAGGCATTCATCGGCATCTCCATGCTGA
- a CDS encoding TPM domain-containing protein, with protein MKAVLSLSVLLLLFAAPALAIDNPELLPDHPTPVIDLAKALSDTQRQSLETSLDAFEDRSGWKLRVLTQYERTPGRAVKEFWGLDERSLLLVADPRGGNLLNFNVGDAFFALMPRTWWVELQTRYGNQYYVKDHGEDGAILAALDAVELCLDRGGCQVVPGLPTEQWLWTLTTSVVGGLIAGFAAYPRKEGEKIAWAWLLLLSPLWVMLFGVFGVAPVVTRTSELLPLIRNGMGFLGGGIAAYLIAQATVGRKLNESNSES; from the coding sequence ATGAAGGCTGTGCTGAGTCTTTCGGTTCTGCTGTTGCTGTTCGCTGCACCGGCTCTGGCCATCGACAACCCGGAACTGCTGCCGGATCACCCAACACCGGTGATTGACCTGGCAAAAGCCCTCAGCGACACCCAGCGTCAATCCCTGGAGACCTCCCTCGATGCCTTTGAGGACCGCAGTGGCTGGAAGCTGCGGGTCTTGACCCAGTACGAACGCACACCCGGCCGGGCGGTGAAGGAATTCTGGGGATTGGATGAACGCAGCTTGCTGCTGGTGGCCGATCCCCGCGGCGGCAATCTGCTGAATTTCAACGTGGGCGACGCCTTCTTCGCGTTGATGCCGCGCACTTGGTGGGTCGAATTGCAGACGCGCTACGGCAATCAGTACTACGTGAAGGACCACGGCGAAGACGGCGCAATCCTTGCGGCCCTGGATGCCGTTGAACTCTGTCTCGACCGCGGAGGATGCCAGGTCGTTCCAGGCCTGCCGACCGAACAATGGCTCTGGACGCTGACCACATCGGTTGTGGGTGGTCTGATCGCGGGCTTTGCCGCCTATCCGCGCAAGGAAGGCGAGAAGATCGCCTGGGCCTGGCTGTTGCTGCTGTCTCCTCTCTGGGTGATGTTGTTTGGTGTGTTTGGCGTCGCACCGGTCGTGACGCGCACCAGTGAGCTGCTGCCACTGATCCGCAATGGCATGGGATTCCTGGGAGGTGGCATTGCTGCTTATCTGATTGCTCAGGCCACGGTCGGGCGGAAACTCAATGAATCCAACAGCGAAAGCTGA
- a CDS encoding ATP-dependent DNA ligase, with protein MTAISAATDPLLSKPEGLEALAALVNSLDQCTATGRKVALIADHLQRVSAQDAAWCVLLLIEERRKRLITGRRLRDILQQASAMPDWLFDDCQSHVGDSAETLSLLWPQIHHDIAEIRCDAPLSAWITELQASPPMHWWMETLLPALATMEAEDQSQAVLAIWQALPPERLFLFNKLLTGGFRIGVGRGLVVKAIASGFAIDEALVLERLMAPAEASSIWFQQLTAPADAERDNRGPVPYPFFLASPLQQASLSETPATDWWVEPKWDGIRGQLIQRESGTYLWSRGEELINDQFPELIAMAAALPHDTVLDGEVICWAETEAEPRAFSDLQRRLGRKTVGRKLRHDCPVSFVAYDVLEHHAQDLRPQPLQQRLATLVGLHAGFANREEGWRCRLSHGALLNDWTELDQQRQTAVQQGAEGVMLKHHQSPYLSGRKRGHWWKHKRDPMTLDAVLIYAQAGRGRRANLFTDYTFALWDHQSEGDAEPQLVTFAKAYSGLNDAEILELDRWIRRHTRERFGPTRSVDPELVFEIGFEGIQESKRHKCGLAVRFPRILRWRRDRSASSANTLADARELCERIRNRAA; from the coding sequence GTGACGGCAATCTCCGCCGCTACTGATCCGCTGCTCTCCAAGCCTGAGGGGCTGGAAGCACTGGCGGCACTGGTCAACAGCCTCGATCAGTGCACAGCCACGGGACGAAAGGTGGCACTGATTGCCGATCACCTGCAGCGGGTCTCCGCTCAGGATGCGGCCTGGTGCGTGCTGTTGCTAATCGAAGAACGGCGCAAACGACTGATCACGGGTCGGCGCTTACGCGACATCCTGCAGCAGGCCAGTGCCATGCCCGACTGGCTTTTTGACGATTGTCAGAGCCATGTCGGCGATTCAGCAGAGACGCTGTCCTTGTTGTGGCCTCAGATCCACCACGACATTGCCGAGATTCGCTGCGATGCACCGCTGTCGGCGTGGATCACCGAGCTGCAAGCGTCACCACCGATGCACTGGTGGATGGAGACGCTGCTGCCGGCGTTGGCAACGATGGAAGCTGAAGACCAGAGCCAGGCGGTGCTGGCGATCTGGCAGGCCTTGCCTCCCGAACGCCTGTTTCTGTTCAACAAACTGCTCACCGGGGGCTTTCGCATCGGCGTCGGGCGTGGCCTCGTCGTGAAGGCAATCGCCAGTGGGTTCGCGATCGACGAAGCCCTGGTGCTGGAACGCTTAATGGCACCAGCAGAAGCATCCTCGATCTGGTTTCAACAACTCACTGCACCTGCAGATGCGGAACGGGACAACCGAGGACCTGTTCCCTATCCCTTCTTTCTGGCCAGTCCGCTTCAGCAGGCGAGCCTCAGCGAAACACCCGCCACGGATTGGTGGGTGGAACCGAAATGGGACGGCATCCGCGGCCAACTGATCCAACGCGAAAGCGGCACCTATCTCTGGAGTCGAGGAGAGGAGCTGATCAACGACCAGTTCCCCGAACTGATTGCGATGGCCGCGGCACTTCCCCACGACACCGTGCTCGATGGTGAGGTGATCTGTTGGGCCGAAACGGAAGCGGAACCCAGAGCATTCAGCGATCTACAGCGCCGACTCGGCCGCAAAACAGTGGGCCGAAAACTGCGCCACGACTGCCCAGTGAGCTTCGTGGCCTACGACGTTCTGGAACACCATGCGCAGGATCTGCGTCCGCAACCGCTCCAGCAACGGCTGGCCACGTTGGTTGGTCTGCACGCAGGCTTCGCCAATCGCGAGGAGGGTTGGCGCTGCAGGCTGAGCCATGGCGCTTTGCTGAACGACTGGACGGAGCTGGACCAGCAACGCCAGACCGCCGTCCAGCAGGGAGCCGAGGGCGTGATGCTCAAACACCATCAATCGCCTTACCTGAGTGGACGCAAGCGGGGCCACTGGTGGAAACACAAACGCGATCCGATGACCTTGGATGCGGTGCTGATTTATGCCCAGGCCGGCCGAGGGCGACGAGCCAACCTGTTCACCGATTACACCTTTGCGCTCTGGGATCACCAATCCGAAGGCGATGCTGAACCGCAGCTGGTGACATTTGCCAAGGCCTACTCCGGCCTCAACGATGCAGAAATATTGGAACTGGACCGCTGGATCAGGCGCCACACCCGCGAAAGGTTCGGTCCAACGCGCTCGGTCGATCCTGAGTTGGTGTTCGAGATTGGCTTTGAAGGCATTCAGGAGTCCAAACGCCACAAGTGCGGACTCGCTGTTCGCTTCCCCAGAATCCTGCGCTGGCGACGGGATCGCAGCGCCAGCAGCGCCAACACCCTTGCCGACGCCAGAGAACTCTGCGAGCGCATCAGAAACCGGGCGGCTTGA